In a single window of the Numenius arquata chromosome 22, bNumArq3.hap1.1, whole genome shotgun sequence genome:
- the LAYN gene encoding layilin, whose translation MLAAAALCAAALGWAAGARLLSAVDISLRKGQTVCRSGTQRPCYKIVYFRDASRRISYEEAQLACRADGGHLVSIETEAEQRLIEKFIESLLASDGDFWIGLRRKKEEVDNSTECQNLYFWSDGSSSKFRNWYVDEPSCGSEICVVMYHQPSAPPGVGGPYMFQWNDDRCNMKNNFICKYSLEKPTNAPIEKSQRDVVTVPLSPVFPGERHKKDANVTVVEAKEPVQGLAYILIPSIPVLLLLMVVTAIFCFWLFVKRRQEQIDASPKEEDTWLSNPRRNSPNLDIYKIIKKQSEEDLAGTRPDTKNSSFRTQEDKVLDNLPRDYDDAAMNTSMSGFVTLASTESGFVTNDIYELCGDRVGRSKESAWVENEIYGY comes from the exons ATGCTGGCGGCCGCGGCCCTGTGCGCCGCCGCGCTGGGctgggcggcgggggcgcggctGCTCAGCG CTGTGGACATATCCCTCAGAAAAG GACAGACAGTTTGCCGGAGCGGAACACAGCGACCATGCTACAAAATAGTTTATTTTCGTGATGCTTCACGCAGGATCAGCTATGAAGAAGCACAACTTGCTTGCAGAGCCGATGGCGGACATCTAGTCAGTATTGAAACAGAAGCAGAGCAAAGACTGATTGAGAAATTTATTGAGAGTCTCTTAGCTTCTGATGGAGATTTTTGGATTGGGcttaggaggaaaaaggaggaggtagACAATAGTACAGAATGTCAGAACCTCTACTTCTGGTCAGATGGCAGCTCATCCAAGTTTCG GAACTGGTATGTAGATGAGCCATCCTGTGGGAGTGAAATCTGTGTTGTGATGTACCACCAGCCATCTGCCCCACCAGGTGTTGGAGGTCCTTACATGTTTCAATGGAATGATGACAGATGCAAcatgaaaaataacttcatttgcAAATATTCTCTTG AGAAGCCAACGAATGCTCCAATAGAGAAGTCTCAAAGAG ATGTTGTAACAGTGCCCTTGAGCCCAGTATTCCCAGGAGAACGCCATAAGAAAGATGCTAATGTAACAGTTGTAGAAGCCAAAG AACCTGTTCAGGGTCTTGCCTACATCCTTATTCCCAGCAttcctgtgctgcttctcctgaTGGTTGTCACAGCCATCTTCTGTTTTTGGCTTTTTGTGAAGAG GAGACAGGAGCAAATAGATGCAAGCCCAAAGGAGGAAGACACATGGCTGTCTAATCCCAGGAGGAACAGTCCAAATCTGGATATTTACAAAATAATCAAGAAGCAATCAGAAGAAGATCTGGCTGGAACCAGGCCTGACACTAAGAATTCTTCCTTCCGTACACAGGAAGATAAGGTGCTTGACAACCTCCCTAGGGATTATGATGACGCAGCAATGAATACATCAATGAGTGGCTTTGTGACATTGGCCAGTACTGAAAGTGGCTTTGTGACCAATGATATCTATGAGCTGTGTGGAGATCGTGTGGGGAGGAGCAAGGAATCGGCCTGGGTGGAGAATGAGATTTATGGATACtaa
- the BTG4 gene encoding protein BTG4: protein MKDEIAATVFFITRLVKREDKLSKHKIEKFAAKLTTILFEKYKNHWYLDNPSRGQAFRCIRINKHQTRDPLLEQACVESNVDFNKLGLPKEMTLWVDPFEVCCRYGEKNRPFTIAHFEGEENPQLPQQISYAVDRAALDYHSGTSSDEESFNKEPKAIPTVSNPNSVYQFSDYCKAPIQPWSQYLHRKTYMTGGSYYVQHRGYKVYRPTAAFTGPRVDRYHWINTKR from the exons ATGAAAGATGAAATTGCTGCCACAGTCTTCTTCATCACAAGGCTCGTGAAAAGGGAAGACAAGCTGAGCAAGCATAAAATTGAGAAATTTGCAGCTAAGCTGACAACAATACTGTTTGAAAAGTATAAGAATCACTGGTACTTGGACAATCCATCCAGAGGACAAGCCTTCAG GTGTATAAGGATAAACAAACATCAGACAAGAGATCCCCTGTTGGAGCAAGCTTGTGTGGAGAGTAATGTGGACTTTAATAAGCTTGGTTTGCCAAAAGAGATGACACTATGGGTTGATCCATTTGAGGTGTGTTGCAG ATATGGTGAGAAGAACAGGCCCTTCACAATTGCACACTTTGAAGGAGAGGAAAACCCACAGCTTCCTCAGCAGATCAGCTATGCTGTTGACAGAGCAGCACTAGACTATCATTCTGGCACCTCTTCAGATGAGGAGAGCTTCAACAAGGAGCCAAAAGCTATCCCTACTGTCAGCAATCCTAACAGTGTCTACCAG TTCAGTGACTACTGCAAGGCACCCATACAACCCTGGTCTCAGTATCTTCATAGGAAGACCTATATGACTGGTGGCTCGTACTATGTCCAGCACAGGGGCTACAAAGTCTACAGGCCAACAGCTGCTTTCACAGGACCGCGTGTTGATAGATACCACTGGATCAATACCAAGCGGTAG
- the HOATZ gene encoding cilia- and flagella-associated protein HOATZ: MVPDGTLVFAGSSPADVGFARAFWTSATLPPPLESCIGPAALPREGTLPRKGPCPGRDPALWRGPALWETPPQSEKTNEKERLLEAQSMQKNRVKEKYLQQYLKVANDLSIKLAKKRSKIGEMARRREEILALLRKQREERIAKELISHPHKPKIKTYQVR; the protein is encoded by the exons ATGGTGCCCGATGGGACCCTTGTCTTTGCTGGCTCGAGCCCAGCCGACGTGGGCTTCGCCCGCGCTTTCTGGACCTCAGCCACGCTCCCGCCACCGCTCGAATCCTGTATAGGCCCTGCCGCCCTGCCACGTGAGGGGACACTGCCCCGGAAGGGACCCTGCCCGGGAAGGGACCCTGCCCTATGGCGaggccctgccctgtgggagaCCCCGCCCC AAAGTGAGAAAACCAATGAGAAAGAGAGACTCTTGGAAGCTCAAAGCATGcagaaaaacagagtaaaagaaaaatatcttcagcAG TATCTAAAAGTAGCCAA TGACTTGAGCATTAAATTGgccaagaaaagaagcaaaataggTGAGATG gccaggagaagagaagaaatactAGCTCTCCTGaggaaacagagagaagaaaggatTGCA AAAGAGCTGATTTCTCATCCACATAAACCAAAGATCAAAACTTATCAAGTAAGGTAA